One genomic segment of Rhodothermales bacterium includes these proteins:
- a CDS encoding coproporphyrinogen III oxidase family protein translates to MAGIYLHIPRLSITAAARVARPERGPVTRLVQAITNELAYYGEALAKNETIEALYLAGHPGDLLDDELGAVVEAVIAHYDTAAMTECTLDADPETLERDTLRTYEALGINRLHLKVGSFFRDDRTMLGLPADGERVLQGIERARAAGFEALSVEFAFGMPDQPEEYWMANLQRALTLTIPHLVFATPEAAVADDAPPAQWARNLNLPFADPEWTYRYDTGARYLRDNGYEPYLLTSFTRGEAHSQFHQLVANHGHVLGIGPGAHSFWWHGTSYTRAHRWDNVREFRRYTDLLLQRQLPVNTRTTVDLDTLGEEFLLFQLSTSAGVNLRRLETQYGVDVLTERLEALARLEAGGLIEPIRNQNLRLTLLGRTHWTEVTDALLA, encoded by the coding sequence ATGGCCGGCATTTATCTCCATATCCCCCGTTTATCCATCACCGCCGCCGCGCGCGTCGCCCGGCCGGAACGCGGTCCCGTGACCCGTCTCGTCCAGGCCATCACCAACGAGCTGGCCTATTACGGCGAGGCCCTCGCGAAAAACGAAACCATCGAGGCCCTGTATCTTGCCGGCCACCCGGGCGACCTGCTGGATGATGAACTCGGCGCCGTTGTCGAGGCCGTCATCGCGCATTACGACACTGCCGCGATGACCGAATGCACACTCGATGCCGACCCCGAGACGCTCGAACGCGATACGCTGCGCACCTACGAAGCGCTGGGCATCAACCGGCTCCACCTGAAGGTCGGCTCCTTTTTCCGGGACGACCGGACGATGCTCGGGTTGCCGGCCGATGGCGAGCGCGTCCTCCAGGGCATCGAACGCGCCCGGGCGGCCGGCTTCGAGGCCCTGTCTGTCGAGTTTGCATTCGGGATGCCGGATCAGCCCGAGGAATACTGGATGGCCAACCTCCAGCGTGCGCTGACGTTGACGATCCCCCATCTGGTATTCGCCACGCCGGAGGCGGCTGTGGCGGACGATGCCCCGCCGGCGCAGTGGGCCCGCAACCTGAATCTTCCCTTCGCCGACCCCGAGTGGACCTACCGGTACGACACCGGCGCCCGATATCTTCGCGACAATGGATACGAACCGTATCTGCTGACGAGTTTTACCCGGGGCGAGGCCCACAGCCAGTTTCACCAGCTGGTGGCCAACCACGGCCACGTGCTGGGCATCGGGCCGGGGGCGCATTCGTTCTGGTGGCACGGGACGTCGTACACCCGCGCGCACCGATGGGACAATGTGCGTGAGTTTCGGCGGTATACCGATCTGCTCCTGCAGCGGCAACTGCCCGTGAACACCCGCACGACCGTCGACCTGGACACCCTCGGGGAGGAGTTTCTGCTCTTCCAGCTCAGCACCTCCGCCGGCGTTAACTTGCGCCGGCTGGAAACGCAGTACGGGGTCGATGTGTTGACGGAACGGTTGGAGGCCCTCGCCCGCCTCGAAGCCGGCGGCCTCATCGAGCCGATTCGCAACCAGAACCTGCGCCTGACATTGCTCGGTAGAACCCATTGGACCGAAGTGACCGACGCCCTCCTCGCCTGA
- a CDS encoding DUF192 domain-containing protein: MTSIHLKRRFFLISMMAFGLFAGCGGSDEPVIQTDIPFRADGILEVLRPDGGVITTLVIEIAEGDSARARGLMQRRSLPAKGGMLFLSNEEKIQSFWMKNTPLPLDLVFIGADSSVVNIVERTLPFSESTIVSTAPAQYVLEVRAGFTARNGIDSTASVRWRRVPPDQR, translated from the coding sequence ATGACGTCCATCCACCTGAAACGCCGGTTCTTCCTCATCAGCATGATGGCCTTCGGCCTGTTCGCCGGCTGCGGTGGCAGCGACGAACCCGTGATCCAGACCGACATCCCCTTCCGCGCCGACGGGATCCTGGAGGTCTTGCGCCCCGACGGCGGGGTGATCACCACCCTGGTCATCGAGATCGCCGAGGGCGACTCCGCCCGGGCGCGCGGGCTGATGCAGCGCCGGTCGTTGCCGGCGAAGGGGGGGATGTTATTCCTGAGTAATGAAGAGAAAATCCAGTCGTTCTGGATGAAGAATACGCCGCTGCCCCTCGACCTTGTGTTTATCGGGGCGGATTCGTCGGTCGTCAATATCGTCGAGCGCACGTTGCCGTTTTCCGAAAGCACGATTGTATCGACCGCGCCGGCCCAGTACGTGCTCGAGGTGCGCGCCGGCTTCACCGCCCGCAACGGCATCGACAGCACGGCATCCGTGCGCTGGCGGCGCGTCCCTCCCGATCAACGTTAG
- a CDS encoding DUF192 domain-containing protein, with translation MKLFSFAGLLLLVVALAAGCAPSDTPPAEAPAAASIPFRNDGTVRFTRGEEELLTIAIEIADTDSAIVRGLMQRISLPDLSGMLFLMPSEEPQSFWMANTPLALDLFFANTTGEIVSIARYTRPLSPEPVLSNLPARFVLETPAGFADSHGIIEGDRIEWERRD, from the coding sequence ATGAAGCTCTTTTCTTTTGCCGGCCTGCTCCTCCTCGTCGTCGCGTTGGCCGCTGGCTGCGCCCCTTCGGACACCCCGCCCGCCGAGGCGCCGGCGGCGGCCTCCATCCCGTTCCGGAACGACGGTACGGTGAGGTTCACCCGGGGCGAGGAAGAACTGCTCACCATCGCGATTGAAATCGCGGACACCGACTCCGCCATCGTTCGCGGCCTGATGCAGCGCATCTCCCTGCCCGATCTATCCGGGATGTTATTCCTGATGCCGTCCGAAGAACCCCAGAGCTTCTGGATGGCGAACACGCCCCTCGCGCTGGATCTATTTTTCGCCAACACGACCGGTGAGATCGTTTCCATCGCCCGCTACACCCGTCCCCTTTCGCCCGAGCCCGTCCTCTCGAATCTCCCCGCCCGGTTCGTGCTGGAAACGCCGGCCGGATTCGCGGACAGCCATGGGATCATCGAGGGGGATCGAATTGAGTGGGAGCGCCGGGATTGA
- a CDS encoding DNA double-strand break repair nuclease NurA gives MLDLLAVQEQLQEYHRFQVEEEEARVSRMTRAMGVLYASSADWEALAGVVDRQPPGRLLVHLTGDPAAAIAPDPRPPAVTVAATDGSQIYPDRHQEPTCFLLNVSRIVFHYGTLEPPVMASHPHVKFRAREVADLAGDGYETASEDVVSALRDELELTELLDAAREAQVAGRPILAVSDGTLIRWMLRGLRNRALEQRLIAGFTDTLAGFREAGIPICSYISFPANTEIAHTLGIYMEAFEQAPDARQLDGLLDQWIFARHLAPGQRSALFGSQSHIQREYPIDDQIHFFYMKTETPAGAPEIARVELPYWVARQPETVALVHSVLLDECRKGRGYPMILSEAHEQAVVRTADRALFYEMLDGMMARAGHVSAGSMKRASKQQPLV, from the coding sequence ATGCTCGATCTGCTGGCCGTGCAGGAGCAACTGCAGGAGTACCACCGGTTTCAGGTGGAAGAGGAAGAGGCGCGAGTCTCCCGGATGACGCGCGCCATGGGGGTGCTGTACGCGAGCTCGGCGGATTGGGAGGCGCTCGCCGGCGTGGTCGACCGCCAGCCGCCCGGCCGGCTGCTCGTCCATCTCACCGGAGACCCAGCGGCCGCCATCGCCCCCGACCCGCGTCCGCCCGCCGTCACCGTCGCGGCGACGGACGGATCACAAATCTACCCGGATCGCCACCAGGAGCCGACCTGTTTTCTGCTCAACGTTAGCCGGATCGTGTTTCACTACGGCACGCTCGAGCCGCCGGTGATGGCGTCCCACCCCCACGTCAAGTTCCGCGCGCGGGAGGTGGCGGACCTCGCCGGCGACGGGTACGAGACGGCGAGCGAGGATGTGGTTTCTGCCCTGCGGGACGAACTCGAACTCACTGAATTGCTTGATGCCGCGCGCGAGGCGCAGGTGGCCGGCCGGCCGATCCTGGCGGTGTCGGACGGCACGCTCATCCGCTGGATGCTGCGTGGTCTGCGGAACCGCGCCCTCGAACAACGCCTCATCGCCGGCTTCACGGATACACTGGCGGGGTTTCGCGAGGCCGGCATCCCCATCTGCTCGTACATCAGCTTCCCCGCCAACACGGAAATCGCCCACACGCTCGGCATCTATATGGAGGCCTTCGAACAGGCCCCGGACGCGCGTCAGCTGGACGGGCTGCTGGATCAGTGGATCTTCGCCCGCCATCTCGCCCCCGGCCAACGCTCGGCGCTGTTTGGTTCTCAATCCCATATCCAGCGCGAATACCCGATCGACGACCAGATCCATTTCTTCTACATGAAGACCGAAACGCCCGCCGGCGCGCCAGAGATCGCCCGGGTCGAGCTTCCGTACTGGGTGGCGCGGCAGCCGGAAACCGTCGCGCTGGTGCATAGTGTGTTGCTGGACGAGTGTCGGAAGGGGCGGGGGTACCCGATGATCCTGTCCGAAGCCCACGAGCAGGCGGTCGTCCGTACCGCCGACAGGGCGCTGTTTTATGAGATGCTGGATGGGATGATGGCGCGCGCCGGCCACGTTTCCGCCGGCTCCATGAAACGCGCGTCCAAACAACAGCCGCTGGTATAA